The sequence GCAGTAGATGTCACAACAGATAGACCTCAGAGCGCTAGTGAGACCAACTCGAGAAACACAGGGACAGAACACCTCGGCACAAAAGGCTCACGCTGCAGCCCTGGTACCTGTTCTGTCCAGCGGCCACGCGTTTCGTTGATGACATCTTGCAGAGTTTCTGTAGCACCAGTTAGACACTCACAAAGCCCACAGCATTTTTACTGAGATCTAAGTATTTTTCCGAGGTGTTCTCCGTAGGAGGTACACAGTAAACTGGGTCCAGCCCTGTCAAGTTAAGCAGCTGCTGCACACCCACTGTGCAGGAACTATAGCAGCATGGTGGTGTAGGCTATATAGAGAATAAGCAGAAGAGGAGACGTCTGCCAGAGGCATAGAGGACATTGCATGTCTAGAGTTTCAGCAAGGACCACGCAAAATTGTGGCCTGGATTCAGGCAGATATCTATCATTTACACAGCGCTGGCCTACAACCTCAGTTTGCAAATACAGTGATGCTtttcagcagagagcagcaggtaCGCTTTGTGGTTTGACGGGAGGTCCGAGTTTGAGGAATTCATTCTTTCCTCAGCCCTACTAGCAACTCCCTGAACACAGCGCTCTACCTTTCTGCCCACCTACCTCTGTTTaaagaagatgatgatgatgcgTATTTTAAGTGGTTTGCAATCCTGAGGTGACAAGAACTGTACTAGTATGAAATTCTGCTGACAGTGCCACTATCCTGCCTTCACTTCTGCTTCCAAGAAAAGCTGAAGCAGGCTGCAACCTGCAACATAGTGGGTTAGAGGATCCACCTAGGAATTGTTATGATCTTGGAAGTTAAGGGATACACGATTATCACATAAAATACAGTTAGACTACTGTCTTCCGTGAAATAGGAGAAGAATATAATGGTCGCTCccaaatttatttaatttctaatttATTGGCAGCTACATACGTCACCTTTTTCCAAATTGCAGGCAGGTAGAAAAGTTGTGTCACATAGAACTACTCAGGATTACTGATCTCTTCTGGGATGGCTCTTAAAAGgctcatgtttttttcagttttggctGGTCAGTGCAGTGCTATCTCTAACTGCACCATAGCTGGTTTCTTTATTTCATGATTATACCTCTTCTAAATTAGAGTAATGTCAGCCTACTTTCTTTAGTTGTCTATATCCAAATTTATCTGTTTATAGACTCTGAAGAACTGGTCAAACCTGATTTCTTCAGGAGTATTTGTGTGGTAAGGAGACTTTATTAACATGATTAATTGGCCTAGAAAAGATAGGTGTCACTACCATTTTCACATCCTTGAAATGTTTGTAGTAGTTAGCTAAAAATCCTTAGACTTTTGCTAGCTGTGGCTTTTGCTAACCATTCTAACAGCTCTTATATTAATGAAGGTTCAAAGCAAACAGTAGTTCCCTTTGCTTACTGCAGAGGCTCCTTAGTAATTCTTAAAAACATAATTGTAATAAACCAGCATGTTGACTGTATAATTTTGTATAGCAGCATTAAATGCTTGAACTAAAACTTCAGCATAAGTCTGTAAGCCTTGACAATTTAACTAGGCCTGCTAGAATTTAACCTTCTTATTGAAAAAAAGTAGCTAAAACAGACTTTAACTTTCGTTATTGCTAACAATTGCTCTTGCTAACAATTGCTATTAATGGTTTTAACTTCTGGTCGATCTCTTCTACCTCAAGACTAAAGCTCTACCTCTCCCTCCTCCACATGTGGGCCATAACAGGACCTGCTCAGCTTTGGATTCGAAGCAGTTACAACTACCTGTCTGGGGGAGGAGCAGCATTGCTGATCCTCACGgccagaaaggaaagaaattgaaaatggCCAGAAATTATAATCCCCGAGTGTAGAGGAGACAAAAAGTGTAGTACAAGAATAAATGTTTTATCAAAACTGACAGGTTTACAACAGAATATTTCCCTGCCTCTTTATAAAATATTGATGTGTAGCAATGACAATGAGATTTATAAATTGACTACAGACCTTCACTGGTTTGTTCAGAACATCTGGCAGATAGTGCGGAGTGGCACTAACCCTCTCAACATCAAagcagtatgaaaaaaaaaagtgtttcttccAGACCTGGCTCATAGCTTTTTGTGAAATAACCTGAAAAATCTTTCTCTGTCCAAATGTCCCAGAAACTTACAATTAAATCAAGGATTTCTTGGTTTGCTTCTGTCAGAAGATGTCCTTCCATTAGTTGGCTATCCCAGACAGAAACACTAGTGTCTTCAACCTTGGGATTAAAGTGTTCCAGAAAAGACTGAGGAAGAAAACTCTGTTTTTAGATatagaggagggaggaggaaggtggtAAAACTTGCTTCCTGACATACATTGCCTGAAGCTACCAAACACATGCAGTGAGTTGAAGCACAAAGGGGACCTGACAAAGGGGGCCTGACCTGGTTCCCATATGCAGCTTGGCTGCAGTGAAGGGATAGACCCTTGCCAGAATTAATCGTATTACCACGTGAAttgctttttcagtcttttgcTCCCTTTATATGTGACTTGCACCATCTCTGACTCCTTCACTGGTTTAATCTGGTCACTACCTCTGAATATGGCTACCACAAATCCAACTCTAGATAAAAATTCTTGTAGTACTAAAATTACTAAAAATTTCTTCAAAGAGAGAGTATAAATTTAGACCTTTGCTAATTCCTAGCAGAGCCTGCCTGCATGCTGGGAAGTAGGGCAGAATGGAAGataagaagaaaaatcttctagcctgttctgctctgtttctgGAATTAGAATGgtctgaaatgagaaaaacactTGCTTGGTCCCAGGAGCGATTGCCTCATTTCTGCCATTATACAGTGACTTTTGCTTAATAGGTTTCATCTTTGGCTTGGCAGCAGCTGTCCTTGAGCAATTCTAGCTTTTGAATCTTTGGCTTGCTACGAGAGAAAATTTTCTAAATCTTTAATACCCAGGACATCTTTCATGGGAAATCACTCTGGGTTCACATGAATACATTCAGATAACTTTGCCTGGGGTGCAGCTGCAGGGCTAGCATCGGGGAGAACTCGAGGTTTGCTGGCCACCTGAGGCTAGAGAGACTGTAGCTTACTAGCCGGGTCTCCTGTGGACATGTCCCTGCTGAAACGGGGCCATCTGCACTGTGTGAAGTGCAAGTGCTTTGCAGAGCGTCCCATAATGATGACAGCTGGCAGGTGCCAAATAAAGAGGGTGATAAAGAGATGTCTTGATTGACTGACTTGTCTTTGGGCATTTCGTGGTGCattgctgcagctcctgtggctgTTCAGGGCCCCACTGCAGCTTATGCGTAGAAATATTGGTATGAAAACAGACCTTAGGGCCTAGCTGATAGGGAACTCCAGGGGGTGGAGTAGTATCTCAATAGTATTTTCTGTCAGCAAAATAAAGTTAACATTGGtgctttattcatttttatcagGGTGTCGGGGATTGCTGAGGAACCCCTTCCTCTCAGTTTCATTTGTAAGGCCATCATTTGATCCGTGGACAAAACATATGCATCACCCCAAAGAGGTCTCAAGTAACCCCTAACTACTGCTAAAAGAGAGCCTTTTCAGCTGATACATGTGTTCAGCTAGCACTTGTAAAAAACACTAACATTTAGTATATTATCTCCATAGtttaaaaagccttttaagtTGTCTGATTCCTTTGGTTCTACAGATCAGACTCGTGGTTGAAGAGGGACTGAATCAGCTACCGTACACAGAATGTACAGTGACCACTCCAACAGGTAAGTGGGACTTCCAGTAGGACTGGAAGTGGAAACTTAATATAACAAAATATGAAATTGTTGCACGAGGCTGAAACAGTTTAACATTAACAGTTTAACTTCATAGTATTTAAAGGGCTGGAAGGTATAATAAGCTTCAGCAAAACATATAGTTATCATCTTACTAAGGTTTTAAAAACTGGCCTTGCAAAATGGTGATGAAAACTTACCTATATGTGTGCAGTATCAGCTTACTTGCCCTTACCACAATGTTGAATTAAAACTGATGACATTTCACAtgcctgttaaagaaaaaaatactcagcAGAAGCAGTTTTGCAAAGCCAGCCTAAATCTGCCTCTGTTTACAACCAGGGGCCATCTGGGAGTGATGATAAGCAGGATATAGAAAGGGGCAGTGTTAAAACTAGAGGAAACCCATTGCAATAATTTTGGTCTGCTCCTATTAAATTTGAAGATATGTGAAGCTGCACACATTACTCACAGGTAGTGCAGTAAAAGCTTACAGTGCTTCAGCCACTTCTTGGGGACCGCTTATGTACACACTTTGAACCGACATTACCCCTGTAAGACATACATCAGCTTAGCCCTCTTCCCCTTGAGGATTTCATTTATATTTCCTCCAGGGTGAGAGCAGCTCTCTCTGTAAACTTGCACCCTCTTCTCGACCCAGCCCCTCACAGTAAGTCATTTATTTGTATGTCTTTACTCTACATTTTAGTTACAGAAGAGATGGACAGCAAAAGGTCAATTTTGAAACTAACTAGAATTTAGGAAAGCGCTGAGAAGGGACAATCACTTACCACAATTTCTTGCTAAAACAGCTTCAACTTTACTTCTTGGGCATTGGCTTCAGAGCTGATCCGGGTCAGGTGGTAACTGATGGTTTGATGACACTGGCTTTCTGCATTACACAGTTTGACTGGCAGGTCTTCTGCGAGTAACATTACACAGAAGCTCTACAAGTCTTTTTGACTCGGCCACTGTCCTGGCTATAGGGCAAAGAGTGTCTTAAACCTTGTTCTCCAAGCACATGTTGCTTTGATGAAAAGACTTAAGTTTCCTGCACTTATTCCTGGTCATACTGTAGAGTCTTACCTTAGGAAACCCTCTTAGGTCTGCAGTGAGTGTGTCAGTCCTCTCATTCCAACACCTGTGCCCAGCGGGAGTGCTAGAATGGCCTCAACCTAGCTCTTCCAGTAGGAAGTGTACTGTGAGAACTCGAATACTCGTATGAATTCCTACTTATCTATGCTTCACTCTTTCCCTCCAAGCATTTGTAAGATCCCGTCAGCACAGCTAATTTCTACTGCTCCTGGCTCAGAAGCAGAATTTCCTGTCCTGTCAAGTCTCTGTGATTTATCCTGTGATTTATCAAGGATGTCAATTAAACACCCTATTGTTTCTCCTTTAACAGAGCCTTTTGACTTCTTTCAGTTAGGCAGGATAATATGCAAAgtctagaaaaaaaatccccaaatacacTTCCTTCCCAGCAGTTATATTGTGCAAGCTCATTCCTCAGCTCTTGGGTTAGAGCTGAGGAACTATGAACAGGACCGTCTTGCTTTGTTGTCTTATCTTTGAATTAACAAGAGACCTGAGCTTCCAGTACTGTCAGTCATGTCTTGCCTATGCATACCACTGCCCACTTGTGTCTTTTAATGATGAAAACCATAATTCCAAGTAGCACTGTAACTTTATACTTCTGTTATAACTCTTCCACTTGCAGCACCAGGGTGCATTTACCTGGCTTCTTAGGGACATAACGTTTATCTTTATTTTACATAGCATCTTCTGTATAAAATAATCACAGAACATTGAGTTATAAAACACTCTAGAACAAAAGGATCAGTTCTGTGCCACTCTTTAGatgcaatttttaaaagtaaagaaagcaCAAATTCTTTACCAGTTTACATTTTTGGTCCTCTTTCCATTGCTAATTTTAGGACTGCAGGATATGGTATACAGCCTCAAAAAAATGGTTTGTGCCACCTGTTCAGAAACTTGCAACTCAGTGTTGTACCCTAGGTATTAAGAGGGATATCAGTTCCATTCACATGAATGTCACTTAAAACAGTACCTTAAAGGGGCACTAAAATGGGTCAAAAGGGAGCAATCACTTCCACTGATATTTGGTCTTTCTCTCCTCTAATAGGATACAAGTATGAAGGAGTGAAATTTGAAAAGGGAAACTGCGGAGTCAGCATTATGAGAAGTGGTAGGCAATTTTTGGTTGTTGAATGAGTACTAATTCCAAGTTTTTGAAACCTGTAGaccaacttcatttttaaaaagtgcaattAAGTTTTACCAAAACCTGCCAGCTGCTGTTCTTTAAGTACCTCTAATCACAGAACAAGAAGTAATGTCTCATATTTGTAGCAAATAAAGCTTTCAAATCTACCAGGATTACTTTGGTTTGGTCCTTCATTGTTTACCACTAACTTTTTCTGCTCAAAGACATTTCTCCAAATAAGCTTTGCTAAATTGTGCAAGTGGTAGAGATAGAGTGTTATTTTGTCTAATACTGTTTGAATCTCCATATCTATGATATAAAATCCAGTGGCTCCACAGCTTTCTATACTACTTATTGCACCATGATATCCTTCACAAGAGGTCAAAGATGTTTCTCAAACCAGATAGGAACtactacattatttgtatttatgttttgatgtcttttctttgaaaacttgCCTAACACTAGTATAGGGGAACACAGAAAGCCAGAAACTAAGTGACACTGAACAGATTAGTTTTTCTGTCTAAACAGAGGAAAAAGTTTTTAATACTTAGAACCAagataaaaataatgctttttaaaactcTTCACCGATAGAATATTGGGACTGTCAATTTAATTGTAGCATCTTGTAACTGTGCCCCTTCTTAGCTTGTAGCAATTTTTTATtgggttttgtttgctcttcAATTTGAGGAGAGGCAATGGAACAAGGTTTACGAGACTGCTGTAGATCAATCCGCATAGGAAAAATCCTGATACAGAGCGATGAAGAGACTCAGAGGGCAAAAGTGTACTATGCTAAGTTTCCACCAGACATTTACAGGAGAAAAGTTCTTCTTATGTACCCAATACTAAGTAAGTGTCTTACACTATTGTTTACAGTTAGACCTGCCTCTGTATATCCTGTGTTTAGAACAAAATTCCTGAATTTCATGGGCTTGTATTAGGTATTTGGCTTGCTTTAGGTGTCACAGTACGGAACATATCAGATTTTGGCAGAATATGCATCAGTCAACCTACATTAGCATGAATGCAGAGCAAATCATCTGTGTATGGCTGCATTTGTGAGAAACAGGTTGAAGCATTAAGGTTTgatataaattacatttttttattttgccatgAGAAAAGTCTTCAAACAGTATTCTGGCCATGCTATTAAAAACTTTCTTGATAAATACTATAATCCTAGagctaaattattttaaaattaaatgtaattaatACTACCAAAAAATCTCAATCTGGTAAGGAGTTTGTCAGGATGAAGTGAGTTTTCCAGTATTAAGGTTTAATTCTGGGTCTATACAAGGATTATTATTAATTaccattttattatttcagatgAGATTTCTTGCCATTAGTAAAATTCATCAACTTCAGTGCTTAAAACCTGACAAACTCTGCTATTTCAGTACAGAGATGAAGTTCCTTCATCAGGAGACCAGAATTTTCTATAATTAATGCATATGAAGCTGATAGTGACGATACTGTccttttccactggaaaactCAGTCCCACAACAATATTAATGCAGATATCTCAAATGGTTTAGGATGAGCTCTttaaccagaaaaagaaagaaaggaaaaaaaaaaaaaatctcactttttcCCCTTTCAGGCACCGGTAATACTGTAATTGAAGCTGTAAAAGTTCTTATAGAACATGGCGTACAACCAAGTGTCATTATCCTGCTAAGCCTATTCTCCACACCTCATGGTAAGTTGAGGTAGGGTATGAGCGGGGACAGAAGAGCAAGCATAGGTATGTTTAGTGGAGAAGAGTTACATTAGTCACAGGCGCTGGATAATGGTGAAAGGTTGTTTCTGAGCTTTGCTCAGGAGGGCATTTTTTCTTTGATTACTGCGTTTTTAAACTTTAAGAATGAACACTGGCATGTTTGGAGTGGGCAGCGGAGTGGGTTAGCAGAACGCAAAAGACCAGTAACACCTAATGGCAAAACTGCAAATACACCTATAAATGCCTCAGTATACCTACAAACAGGGACCGCAGTGCTGCTAGGTACCCAAAATGGTTCCGTGGCTCCCAAAGCAATACGTTCTTCTGTTGCTCTGGGCTGTAGCAGCCCACAGATCACGTTGTGTAGTTCACCCACCAGAATCAAAGTTAAGAACTGTACTGTCTGCATGTTAAACACTTTGAAATGTAAAAGGTGTtcgaaaaaagaaaaatacatttctgtggaGCAGGAAAACAGATCTTGTAGGTTGTTTTAAAAATTGGCCACAGCAGCAATCACTATTACTGATCAGAAGCATTCAGAGTTATTCCTGGCAATCTATAACCACTTTTCTGATTTGATTAAAGGTATACATATatgcttcaaaacaaaacaaaaatcctaaaACCAATCCACCAAATTGCTGAAGTTTTTTCTCATAGCCAATAAGCTAAGCCAGAAACATGAACCAGAGATGGAAGAACAGAGGCTGACTGAGCTACGGAAAGCTAATCATGATTTAACATGCTGTCCTGAAATATTGTTGCAATGCACTGTTAATTATTCCATGTTTCCCTTTCTCAAAAGGTGCCAAATCTATCATCCAGGAATTCCCAGAGATCACAATATTAACTACAGAAGTTCACCCTGTTGCACCAACACACTTTGGACAGAAGTATTTTGGAACGGACTGACACATTTGGAACAAACTGATATGGCTGTATGATattacaaaagtgattttttttttctacgtTTTATTACTTGTAGCAGAGTTGGTTGAGGGCGTATTTAAAAATCTTCATGGCCAAGAAGGGGAAATATTTGACCTATATTACTTCTAGTTGGTTACTGCTTGAACACGGAATCAGGTGCAGTAACGCCGCACCTGGAATCATTACAAACTGAAATCATCTTAATGTGCTTGTATAAATTGCTGCCCTCTCTGCTTTAACTTATTTATTCTTCTATAGCCTTTTCTGTGGCTGCTTGcaagagcaaaataaaactaaatcaTCAAAGCGTGTATTAATTTCTATTGTTAATGCCTACATCACTCCAGTTTAGCCACAACAGCCACTCTTAATGATTCCAAAAGGATGGAGGCACTTCAAACTCTAGGTAATTCTTAGCAGCCACATTACATTTCTGGCAGCATTTTCAGTCTTCAGATGGTGGCCAATAACTTTAAGATGCAACTTTGAATTTTGCTCTCTACGGATTAATTTCAAATAGTAAAAAAAATTTGTAGGTATCTTGCTCAATGGTACTGAAGAAAGAGGCATTTATCTTTCCATTACACTTCCTATTACAACATAAATGCCCTAGCAAACTGGGGTTCGAATTTGAGACTGGGAGAAGCGCGGTCTGCAGAAATTCTGCACACACAGTGTTTAAGTTTTACCTCTTTAAACTTGTGTGGTTGAATCAGCAAGTATCACTAACAGTTTTAGAGAAAGGCAAGCTGTGGCAAAAAGTTGGACTCAACTTCTAGCTCTGTTTGTTAATAGAGCAGCAGGGCTTAAAGTCAAAGCACAAATGTGGCCTTAATTGATTAGCACACTTTCAAAAATACTGAATGCAGTACTTGCATGAATCAGATGTGGCATAAATATACAGCCAAATACTTGCTTTGGTTTTATAGCTTAGGGCACTAAGTACATGATCTCCAACACTTAAAAACTATGTAGCATCTTGTCTTACTATAACTTTGGGAAAACTATAGAGAcaatatattatttctttaaatatatccaTATTCTAAAAATTGCAGAAATACAGAATGCCATCGCAAATACAGTGCTTCCTGCCTCTTGACAAGCGACTGGCATGCAAAGCCTTCTGCTGAAAGAGCTAGGCTTCCCCAAACACCACCTCGTAAGATAAGGGGGCAGAActcagtgaatctttttttttggcTCAGTTAAAGAACCTTTCCCACTCCCAGGCAGTGGTCTCAAAGTTGAGTAAGGCTTCCAGAGCTAGAATGTTCTTCCTGAGCATGGGCTAATTCACAAGAAATAACTAATCACAAGTATAATAAATTAGCCAAAAATGGTTTTAATGCACTCCTTGCCTGCAGTATAAACCATGCAGGCTTTCTAGTAAAAACAATAATAGAAAATGACAAAGCAACATGTACAGCATATTCAACTGTATAAACCATAGAAACACTCTGAAAGTGCTAGTGAAACACGAAGCATTCATATTAAAGAATGTCTGTCAGACAGTAAAAAATGAGTATATCGAAAGCTTTTGTAAAAACCCATTTGATATCCAAAGTCTCAATGCAGCAACAGCAGAAGACTCCTGAACCTGACTAAA is a genomic window of Dromaius novaehollandiae isolate bDroNov1 chromosome 11, bDroNov1.hap1, whole genome shotgun sequence containing:
- the UPRT gene encoding uracil phosphoribosyltransferase homolog isoform X2, producing MEAMPCHNQQLGPAGGPRQQDEPQPAAAAGPGGGGGCGGSRLIRFAEPGGSSSGSPSPDSSSNGLLPEALRAAPAGGPPPLGAQLKLLPMNDQIRELQTIIRDKTASRGDFVFSADRLIRLVVEEGLNQLPYTECTVTTPTGYKYEGVKFEKGNCGVSIMRSGEAMEQGLRDCCRSIRIGKILIQSDEETQRAKVYYAKFPPDIYRRKVLLMYPILSTGNTVIEAVKVLIEHGVQPSVIILLSLFSTPHGAKSIIQEFPEITILTTEVHPVAPTHFGQKYFGTD
- the UPRT gene encoding uracil phosphoribosyltransferase homolog isoform X1; translation: MEAMPCHNQQLGPAGGPRQQDEPQPAAAAGPGGGGGCGGSRLIRFAEPGGSSSGSPSPDSSSNGLLPEALRAAPAGGPPPLGAQLKLLPMNDQIRELQTIIRDNNSHMMWGLKSDHSFPVMVYKRTASRGDFVFSADRLIRLVVEEGLNQLPYTECTVTTPTGYKYEGVKFEKGNCGVSIMRSGEAMEQGLRDCCRSIRIGKILIQSDEETQRAKVYYAKFPPDIYRRKVLLMYPILSTGNTVIEAVKVLIEHGVQPSVIILLSLFSTPHGAKSIIQEFPEITILTTEVHPVAPTHFGQKYFGTD